The following proteins are co-located in the Sporolactobacillus pectinivorans genome:
- a CDS encoding SA1362 family protein, whose protein sequence is MSVKTFFYSLAFSLIIALGIFGLLTKIFSNPTALLVQLMIVACVIVVGLFFFKRLAEGTGNNDQALYRRAAKQSVRRHKDSALTRRIRGIHPSRLKVISNGSSRSFKESRQPSKDHGHLTVIEGKKSKKKKRVLF, encoded by the coding sequence ATGTCCGTGAAAACTTTTTTCTATTCGCTTGCCTTTTCACTGATCATTGCGCTCGGAATTTTCGGATTGCTTACTAAAATTTTCAGCAACCCGACTGCTCTGCTTGTGCAGTTGATGATTGTTGCCTGTGTCATCGTTGTCGGTCTCTTCTTTTTCAAGCGGCTTGCGGAAGGTACGGGAAACAACGACCAGGCGCTGTATAGAAGAGCGGCAAAACAATCAGTCAGGCGCCATAAAGACTCTGCACTTACCCGAAGGATACGCGGCATTCATCCGTCAAGACTGAAAGTCATTTCAAATGGTTCGTCACGCTCGTTTAAAGAATCACGACAGCCGTCAAAAGATCACGGCCATTTAACCGTCATCGAGGGTAAGAAAAGCAAGAAAAAGAAGAGGGTCTTATTCTGA
- a CDS encoding rhodanese-like domain-containing protein: protein MLGWIFFIVLLAAYLGYTFASRYFLRKYLTTLSEADFRAGYRKAQLIDVREANEFKSGHILGARNIPLEQIKMRKTEIRHDMPIYLYCSNGSRSSRAASVLKKLGYKNLFDLQGGFKKWDGRVKSSN from the coding sequence ATGTTGGGTTGGATATTTTTTATCGTATTACTTGCTGCATATTTGGGCTATACATTTGCGTCCAGATATTTTTTACGCAAATATCTCACAACATTAAGTGAGGCTGATTTCCGCGCCGGGTACAGGAAAGCGCAGCTGATTGATGTAAGGGAAGCTAATGAATTCAAGAGCGGCCATATTTTGGGGGCAAGAAACATTCCTCTGGAACAAATTAAAATGAGGAAAACAGAAATCCGTCATGATATGCCCATCTATCTGTACTGTTCAAACGGTTCCCGCAGTTCCCGGGCTGCCAGTGTTTTAAAGAAACTCGGTTATAAAAATCTATTCGATCTGCAGGGCGGTTTTAAAAAATGGGATGGAAGAGTTAAGTCAAGCAATTAA
- the gcvPA gene encoding aminomethyl-transferring glycine dehydrogenase subunit GcvPA has translation MPRSRYLPVTEDDRKNMLKTIGVADEEELFSDVPDEIRYKGRLNVEKALSEPELLRFLTGLAEKNISAGRFPSFLGAGVYDHFIPAVVDSVISRGEFYTAYTPYQAEVSQGELQAIFEFQTLICELTGMDAANSSMYDGSTALAEAALLSGGSTKHSKIIVSETVHPEYREVLNTYAHGRHFEVVTIPAEHGMTDLHELKKELDEETACVIVQYPNFYGLIEPLKEIEASVHQVKNTHLIVSSNPIALGLLTPPGAFGADIVVGDCQPLGISESFGGPHCGYFAVTKKLIRKIPGRLVGETVDEKGQRGYVLTLQAREQHIRRDKATSNICSNQALNALASSVAMVAFGKKGIQEVAEQNLQKAHYTAEKLKRVGIRIETEGPFFNEFIVDCGRPVKEINQELLKKGIIGGFDLERGSADLENKMLIAVTEMRTKAEIDQFTEVLGGIVNA, from the coding sequence ATGCCAAGGTCTCGATACCTACCGGTCACGGAAGACGATCGGAAGAACATGCTGAAAACAATTGGTGTGGCAGATGAAGAAGAACTTTTCTCGGATGTTCCTGATGAGATCCGCTATAAGGGGAGGCTTAATGTTGAAAAAGCTCTGTCAGAGCCTGAACTCTTGAGATTTCTGACCGGGCTGGCTGAAAAAAACATCAGTGCCGGCCGGTTTCCATCATTTCTCGGAGCGGGAGTATATGATCATTTTATTCCGGCCGTCGTCGACAGCGTGATTTCGCGAGGAGAGTTCTATACAGCGTACACTCCCTATCAGGCTGAAGTTTCGCAAGGCGAACTTCAGGCAATTTTTGAATTTCAGACGCTGATCTGCGAATTGACGGGCATGGACGCGGCTAATTCATCGATGTACGACGGATCAACGGCACTTGCGGAAGCGGCGCTTCTTTCCGGCGGATCGACAAAACATTCGAAGATCATCGTCTCGGAAACTGTGCACCCTGAATATAGGGAAGTCCTCAACACTTACGCGCATGGCCGCCATTTTGAGGTCGTCACTATTCCGGCAGAACATGGGATGACTGATCTTCATGAACTTAAAAAAGAGCTGGATGAAGAAACAGCATGTGTCATCGTCCAGTATCCTAATTTTTACGGCCTTATTGAGCCACTAAAGGAAATTGAAGCGAGTGTTCATCAGGTTAAAAACACACATCTTATTGTTTCCAGCAATCCAATTGCCTTGGGTCTGCTTACCCCACCCGGAGCATTCGGTGCGGACATCGTTGTCGGAGACTGTCAGCCGCTTGGCATTTCGGAATCCTTCGGTGGACCGCATTGCGGCTATTTCGCGGTGACCAAAAAACTGATTCGAAAGATTCCGGGAAGGCTGGTCGGTGAAACGGTCGATGAAAAAGGACAACGCGGCTATGTGCTGACCCTTCAGGCGCGTGAGCAACATATTCGTCGTGACAAGGCAACCTCCAATATATGTTCCAATCAAGCCCTGAATGCATTGGCTTCATCAGTAGCAATGGTCGCATTTGGTAAGAAGGGTATCCAGGAGGTTGCTGAGCAGAATCTTCAAAAAGCGCACTACACTGCTGAAAAATTAAAGCGTGTGGGAATCAGAATAGAAACTGAAGGACCTTTTTTCAATGAATTTATAGTTGACTGTGGAAGACCCGTCAAAGAGATCAATCAGGAACTGCTGAAGAAAGGGATAATCGGCGGCTTTGATTTGGAACGTGGTTCAGCAGATCTGGAAAATAAAATGCTTATTGCTGTCACAGAAATGCGGACGAAAGCTGAAATTGATCAATTTACTGAAGTATTAGGAGGGATTGTCAATGCCTGA
- the spoIIIAA gene encoding stage III sporulation protein AA, giving the protein MDSILSLLPELFQAVILRTPEHVRNNLEEIRLRTGCPLELIVSNSCWETPDEDLPIFKKEHAVQMLQRISRYSLYTMEEELKRGYVTIRGGHRIGLAGRVITENGHVLRIRDVTFFNIRLAKQKIGAALPLVPYLYQKGRWLGTLIIGAPQTGKTTLLRDLTRMISGGIPDRCIPAKKTGIIDERSEIAGCVAGVPQNDVGERTDVLDACPKAEGMMMMIRSMSPEVLIVDEIGRKEDMEAMFEALNAGVSVMASAHGFSLTQLKSRPSLAPLLEARMFDRYVILSRANLSMGCRMSVLDKLGRSIAAEEEIWH; this is encoded by the coding sequence TTGGACAGTATTTTGTCATTACTGCCAGAGTTGTTTCAAGCCGTCATTCTCAGGACGCCTGAACATGTGAGGAATAATTTGGAAGAAATCCGGCTGCGCACAGGTTGTCCGCTGGAACTGATTGTCTCCAATAGCTGCTGGGAAACGCCTGATGAGGACTTGCCGATCTTTAAAAAAGAGCATGCGGTGCAGATGCTTCAGAGAATCAGCCGGTACTCTTTATACACGATGGAAGAAGAACTGAAACGCGGCTATGTCACGATCCGCGGCGGCCACAGAATTGGGCTGGCAGGACGTGTCATCACGGAAAATGGCCATGTGCTCCGGATTCGTGATGTGACTTTTTTTAATATCCGGCTGGCCAAGCAGAAAATAGGAGCTGCTCTGCCATTAGTACCATACCTTTACCAGAAGGGTCGATGGCTGGGCACACTGATTATCGGAGCCCCTCAGACCGGTAAAACAACACTGCTTCGTGACCTGACACGGATGATCAGTGGGGGAATTCCTGATAGATGTATTCCCGCGAAAAAAACGGGAATTATCGATGAGCGCTCGGAAATCGCCGGATGCGTTGCAGGGGTGCCACAGAACGATGTCGGAGAAAGAACGGACGTCCTCGACGCATGCCCAAAAGCGGAGGGAATGATGATGATGATACGTTCAATGAGCCCTGAAGTACTGATTGTTGATGAGATTGGCAGAAAAGAAGATATGGAAGCAATGTTTGAAGCACTTAATGCAGGTGTTTCAGTCATGGCATCGGCGCACGGTTTTTCTCTGACCCAGCTGAAAAGCAGACCTTCACTTGCACCACTGCTTGAAGCTCGCATGTTTGACCGCTATGTCATTTTATCACGGGCAAACTTAAGCATGGGCTGCAGGATGTCCGTGCTTGATAAACTCGGACGGTCGATCGCCGCA
- a CDS encoding patatin-like phospholipase family protein: MWIDVVFSGGGIKGLAFAGALDRLEKSGYRFKRAAGTSAGSIVAALLMAGYTASEMKKLIDEMDTRKLLDAPAYIRFPFYKWLRVYFKMGLYRGDSLEDWLEEALSRKGISVFSDLPQGSLKIIVSDVSKGRLTVIPDDLPDYGINPGSFSIARAVRMSAGLPFFFEPISLFDGNGERSLIVDGGILSNFPIWIFDREDGLPTRPFLGLQTTDGETENRPKIQNAVELFRGIFTAMHEAHDERTIEKLKDSNVIVIPVKSVTTKDFQISSDEKNKLYQIGAKETERFLQKWSY; this comes from the coding sequence GTGTGGATAGATGTAGTCTTCTCAGGAGGAGGAATCAAGGGGTTGGCGTTTGCGGGTGCACTTGACAGGCTTGAAAAATCAGGCTATCGATTTAAAAGGGCCGCGGGGACGAGTGCGGGTTCAATCGTTGCTGCTCTCTTAATGGCTGGATACACAGCTTCCGAGATGAAAAAATTAATTGATGAGATGGATACTAGGAAGCTGCTCGATGCGCCCGCCTATATCCGCTTTCCCTTTTATAAATGGCTGCGTGTCTATTTCAAAATGGGTTTGTACCGTGGAGATTCACTAGAAGACTGGCTGGAAGAAGCGCTTTCCCGGAAAGGCATCTCGGTTTTTTCCGACTTACCGCAAGGCTCATTGAAAATCATCGTATCCGATGTTTCAAAAGGGAGACTTACCGTGATTCCTGACGACTTGCCGGATTATGGAATTAATCCCGGTTCCTTTTCAATAGCGAGAGCTGTAAGGATGAGTGCCGGTTTACCGTTCTTTTTTGAACCGATATCGCTGTTTGACGGAAATGGAGAACGCTCGCTCATAGTTGATGGTGGAATTTTGAGTAATTTTCCGATTTGGATATTTGACCGGGAGGATGGTTTGCCCACCAGACCTTTTCTTGGCCTTCAGACAACAGACGGTGAAACTGAAAACCGCCCTAAAATTCAAAATGCAGTCGAATTATTCCGCGGAATATTCACTGCGATGCATGAGGCGCATGACGAGAGGACGATAGAAAAATTGAAGGATTCGAATGTGATTGTGATTCCGGTAAAGAGTGTAACAACAAAAGACTTCCAGATATCATCTGATGAGAAAAATAAGCTTTACCAAATTGGTGCAAAGGAGACTGAACGTTTTTTGCAAAAATGGTCTTATTGA
- a CDS encoding YqhR family membrane protein has product MARKIRRTKAKKEAPKNKLEKSLGRASVIGLCGGLLWSTTAMICHLLNFSSVGPELLFAPFPLGSWKKAIAGQFLAIAGLSLLSIPIALIFQFTLSKLKSVWVGIGYGLILWAVVFIVLRRWLPGLPAINRIGWNTLTTTACLFALYGLFIGYSIAFDIEEKPNSENYSKE; this is encoded by the coding sequence ATGGCAAGAAAAATTCGAAGAACGAAAGCAAAGAAAGAAGCTCCCAAAAACAAACTTGAAAAATCTCTTGGTCGTGCTTCAGTCATCGGACTGTGCGGCGGCCTTTTATGGAGCACGACGGCAATGATCTGTCATTTACTCAACTTTTCTTCGGTTGGTCCGGAACTCCTTTTTGCTCCATTTCCGCTGGGATCGTGGAAGAAGGCGATTGCCGGTCAATTTCTGGCGATTGCCGGACTTAGTCTGCTTTCAATTCCTATTGCCCTGATTTTTCAATTTACACTGAGTAAATTGAAATCAGTCTGGGTCGGCATCGGATACGGGCTAATTCTCTGGGCAGTTGTTTTTATTGTGCTCAGACGCTGGTTGCCGGGGCTGCCCGCAATTAACCGTATTGGCTGGAATACATTGACAACGACAGCCTGTTTATTTGCATTATATGGACTTTTTATTGGCTACTCGATTGCCTTTGATATTGAGGAAAAACCGAATTCTGAAAACTATTCAAAAGAGTAG
- the gcvPB gene encoding aminomethyl-transferring glycine dehydrogenase subunit GcvPB, whose protein sequence is MPDQNQPLIFEESKKGRIAFSLPELDIPEMPLDSMVPDEYLRKNEPEFPEVSELQLIRHYMALSKRNFGVDNGFYPLGSCTMKYNPKINEVVARLDGFTKIHPYQDEATVQGALELLYRLQTNLEAVTGMDAITLQPAAGAHGEWTGLMIIRAFHEANHDLKRTKVIIPDTAHGTNPASASVAGFEAVTVKSDENGLVDLEDLKHVADEHTAALMLTNPNTLGLFETHIQDIARIVHAAGGKVYYDGANMNAIMGITRPGDMGYDVVHLNLHKTFTGPHGGGGPGSGPVGVKEELAPFLPKPLIIKKEDGTYGFDDDRPLSIGRVKAFYGNFGINVRAYAYIRSMGAEGLNQVSRDAVLNANYLLKRLSKDFETPFHKFCKHEFVLSGSRQKKMGVRTLDMAKRLLDFGYYPPTIYFPLIVDEAMMIEPTETESKETLDAFADHLIEISHEAEKTPEIVQDAPHKTVIARLDETRAARHPILRYQKNTVQV, encoded by the coding sequence ATGCCTGATCAAAATCAGCCACTGATTTTTGAGGAGTCAAAGAAAGGGAGAATTGCATTCAGCCTTCCTGAACTTGATATCCCTGAAATGCCTCTTGACAGTATGGTTCCTGATGAGTACCTTAGAAAAAATGAACCTGAATTCCCTGAGGTATCGGAACTTCAGCTCATTCGCCATTACATGGCCCTGTCGAAACGGAATTTTGGTGTTGACAACGGATTCTATCCGCTGGGATCATGTACGATGAAATATAATCCTAAAATTAATGAAGTCGTTGCCCGTCTGGACGGTTTTACAAAAATTCATCCGTATCAGGATGAAGCAACGGTGCAGGGAGCACTCGAATTGTTGTATCGTCTGCAGACCAATCTTGAGGCGGTTACGGGAATGGACGCGATCACGCTTCAGCCTGCAGCGGGAGCGCATGGTGAGTGGACAGGTTTGATGATCATCCGCGCATTCCATGAAGCAAACCATGATTTAAAGCGGACCAAAGTCATTATCCCGGATACTGCGCATGGTACGAATCCTGCTTCTGCTTCCGTGGCTGGCTTTGAGGCAGTGACTGTAAAGTCTGATGAAAACGGCCTGGTTGACCTTGAAGACCTGAAACATGTGGCGGATGAACATACTGCTGCACTGATGCTGACCAATCCGAACACTCTTGGGCTTTTTGAAACCCATATTCAGGATATTGCACGAATCGTGCACGCAGCCGGTGGAAAAGTTTATTATGACGGGGCTAATATGAATGCCATCATGGGCATCACCCGACCGGGCGATATGGGCTATGACGTCGTGCACCTGAATCTGCACAAAACGTTTACCGGCCCGCACGGTGGTGGGGGACCAGGTTCCGGACCGGTTGGTGTTAAGGAAGAACTGGCTCCGTTTTTGCCGAAACCCCTGATCATAAAAAAAGAAGATGGAACATACGGCTTCGATGATGATCGGCCGCTATCGATTGGCCGGGTTAAAGCTTTCTATGGAAATTTTGGAATCAACGTACGAGCTTATGCATATATTCGCTCAATGGGTGCAGAAGGCCTTAACCAAGTTTCCAGGGACGCTGTACTTAATGCTAATTACTTGTTGAAGAGGCTTTCCAAAGATTTCGAAACACCATTTCATAAGTTCTGCAAACATGAATTTGTGCTGTCAGGAAGCCGCCAGAAGAAAATGGGTGTACGCACACTGGATATGGCAAAACGGCTGCTTGATTTTGGCTATTATCCGCCGACCATTTATTTTCCTTTGATTGTTGATGAGGCAATGATGATTGAACCGACGGAGACAGAATCAAAAGAAACTCTGGATGCCTTTGCCGATCATCTGATCGAGATCAGCCATGAAGCGGAAAAAACTCCTGAGATTGTTCAGGACGCTCCGCATAAAACAGTGATTGCACGTCTGGATGAAACACGCGCGGCGCGGCATCCGATCCTTCGCTATCAAAAAAATACAGTTCAAGTCTGA
- the efp gene encoding elongation factor P yields MISVNDFRTGLTIEVDGDILSVIEFQHVKPGKGAAFVRSKLRNLRTGAIQEKTFRGGEKVNPARIDNRKMQYLYSSGNAYTFMDMETFEQMDLDASQIQDQLHFLKENMEVNIQSYEGETIGVVLPNTVVLEVSATEPGIKGDTASGGSKPATLETGYVVSVPFFVNEGDKLVIDTRSGLYVSRA; encoded by the coding sequence ATGATTTCGGTAAATGATTTTCGAACGGGTCTAACCATTGAAGTTGACGGAGATATTTTATCTGTCATTGAGTTTCAGCACGTTAAGCCGGGTAAAGGAGCGGCATTTGTCCGGTCCAAGCTGAGAAATCTCAGAACCGGGGCAATTCAGGAAAAAACATTCCGCGGTGGTGAAAAAGTCAATCCTGCTCGCATAGACAATCGTAAGATGCAGTACCTGTACTCCAGCGGTAACGCTTACACGTTTATGGACATGGAAACTTTTGAGCAAATGGATCTGGACGCCAGCCAGATTCAGGATCAGCTTCATTTTCTCAAGGAAAACATGGAAGTTAACATCCAATCTTATGAAGGTGAGACAATTGGAGTTGTGCTTCCTAATACTGTTGTGCTTGAAGTGAGCGCAACCGAGCCGGGGATTAAAGGAGACACAGCTTCCGGCGGATCAAAGCCGGCGACTCTTGAAACCGGGTACGTGGTCAGTGTTCCTTTCTTTGTCAACGAAGGGGACAAACTAGTTATTGATACTCGGTCCGGACTTTATGTTTCACGCGCCTGA
- a CDS encoding DUF1385 domain-containing protein, with translation MTENLPIYGGQAVIEGVMMGGKYTTVTAVRRKDNSVTFFECAKKQYPSLKFLKKIPILRGIIAIFEASAVGTKHLNYASEVYDEEPSEDTKIEKKAPRGLSSWIGLTALGIISFLFAKFVFTLVPAYVASLFEPWINGRADQVLLEGFFKVLLLMGYIYFISLTPMMKRLFQYHGSEHKVINTFESGEALTVENVRKHSRLHYRCGSSFILFTALISVFLYFFVPTNPLWLRLVTRILLIPLDLGLAFEILKLTNSVRNIPVLRWLGYPGLCVQLLTTKEPNDEQIEIGIQAFEKMRACESTIEKNRQSSLSQVL, from the coding sequence ATGACAGAAAATCTTCCTATATATGGCGGGCAGGCAGTGATTGAAGGCGTCATGATGGGCGGAAAATATACGACTGTTACTGCTGTCCGCAGAAAAGACAATTCTGTTACTTTTTTCGAATGTGCGAAAAAGCAGTATCCGTCACTGAAGTTTTTGAAAAAGATCCCGATTCTTCGCGGCATCATAGCTATATTTGAAGCAAGTGCGGTTGGGACGAAACATTTAAACTATGCATCTGAGGTTTATGATGAAGAGCCTTCAGAAGATACAAAAATTGAGAAAAAAGCACCAAGAGGCTTAAGTTCCTGGATTGGGCTCACAGCGTTGGGCATTATATCTTTCTTATTTGCTAAATTTGTGTTTACACTTGTTCCGGCGTATGTGGCCAGCCTTTTTGAGCCATGGATCAACGGCAGGGCCGATCAGGTGTTGCTTGAAGGATTTTTTAAAGTGCTCCTGCTTATGGGCTATATTTATTTTATTTCATTGACTCCAATGATGAAAAGACTGTTTCAATATCATGGATCTGAGCATAAAGTAATAAATACCTTTGAAAGCGGCGAAGCATTGACCGTGGAAAATGTGCGGAAGCATTCGAGACTTCATTATCGCTGCGGATCAAGCTTCATCTTATTCACGGCATTAATCAGCGTTTTTTTATACTTTTTTGTACCTACGAATCCCTTATGGCTCCGCCTGGTCACCCGTATTCTTCTGATACCCCTTGATCTTGGCCTTGCCTTTGAAATTCTGAAATTAACAAACAGTGTTCGCAACATACCTGTGCTGCGCTGGCTGGGATACCCCGGACTGTGCGTCCAGCTGCTGACAACTAAAGAACCGAACGATGAACAAATTGAAATAGGGATACAGGCTTTTGAGAAAATGCGTGCCTGTGAGTCCACCATCGAAAAAAACCGACAGTCCTCTCTTAGTCAGGTGCTATAA
- the mntR gene encoding transcriptional regulator MntR, with protein MSPTPSMEDYIERIYWLIQDKGYARVSDIAEALDVHSSSVTKMVQKLDKDQYLIYEKYRGFILTPKGKKMGKRLVYRHELLEDFLKLIGVSEENVYKDVEGIEHHLSWDSIDRIGDVVQYFEEDPKRVDQLLEIKERSEDLDE; from the coding sequence ATGTCGCCTACTCCAAGTATGGAAGACTACATCGAGCGGATTTACTGGTTGATTCAGGATAAGGGATATGCAAGGGTCTCTGATATTGCCGAGGCATTGGATGTCCACTCTTCGTCCGTGACAAAAATGGTTCAGAAACTGGATAAGGACCAGTATCTGATTTATGAAAAATATCGGGGCTTTATCCTGACACCCAAAGGGAAGAAAATGGGGAAGAGGCTGGTGTACCGACACGAGCTACTGGAAGATTTTCTGAAACTGATTGGTGTCAGTGAAGAAAATGTATATAAAGACGTGGAAGGGATCGAGCACCATTTGAGCTGGGACTCAATTGACCGAATCGGCGATGTTGTCCAATATTTTGAGGAAGATCCAAAACGTGTGGATCAGCTGCTCGAAATTAAGGAGAGAAGCGAAGATTTAGATGAATAG
- the gcvT gene encoding glycine cleavage system aminomethyltransferase GcvT: MSGLKTTPLYETYKKIDARLIDFGGYLLPVQISGIGKEHHAVRHAAGIFDVSHMGEFRLEGAHAEDFLQRMVTNDVSKANPGDALYTAMCYEDGGTVDDLMIYRLTDSSFMLVVNAANIDKDFEWLQSHLNGEGTLENESDQIALLAVQGPLAESVVQKITEFQLNTISHFKFEENVLLDAIPVLISRTGYTGEQGFEIYCPWDSAEHLWHKLLQSGEKEGLMPCGLGARDTLRFEARLPLYGQELSATISPLEAGIGFAVKTKKDVDFIGKSALINQKNKGLSRKIIGVEMIDRAIPRTHYAVYDGENKIGEITTGTQSPTLGKNLGLALIDAKYTSIGTALEIDIRGKRKKAKVVKTPFYKRS; the protein is encoded by the coding sequence ATGTCTGGTTTGAAAACAACACCGCTTTACGAAACTTATAAGAAAATCGATGCCAGACTGATCGATTTTGGTGGCTATTTACTCCCTGTCCAGATTTCCGGGATCGGGAAGGAACACCATGCGGTTAGGCATGCGGCGGGCATATTTGATGTGTCCCATATGGGTGAATTTCGGCTGGAAGGTGCTCATGCCGAGGATTTTTTGCAGCGGATGGTTACAAATGATGTTTCAAAAGCAAATCCGGGGGATGCCTTGTACACAGCCATGTGTTATGAAGATGGCGGCACGGTAGATGATCTGATGATCTATCGGCTCACTGATTCATCCTTCATGCTGGTCGTTAACGCGGCAAATATTGATAAAGATTTTGAATGGCTACAATCCCACCTTAATGGAGAGGGCACACTGGAAAATGAATCGGATCAAATTGCACTGCTAGCGGTACAGGGACCTTTGGCAGAATCTGTGGTTCAAAAGATAACAGAATTTCAACTAAACACGATCAGCCATTTCAAATTTGAAGAAAATGTCCTGCTTGATGCCATTCCGGTTCTTATTTCAAGAACGGGCTACACAGGTGAACAAGGCTTTGAAATTTATTGCCCGTGGGACAGTGCTGAACACCTTTGGCATAAATTGCTGCAATCCGGTGAAAAAGAGGGGCTGATGCCTTGTGGGCTGGGTGCGCGTGACACGCTAAGATTTGAAGCGCGGCTGCCGCTTTACGGGCAGGAGCTGAGCGCCACAATCTCGCCTCTTGAAGCAGGGATTGGTTTTGCTGTTAAAACAAAAAAGGATGTGGATTTTATCGGTAAATCTGCCCTCATCAACCAAAAAAATAAAGGCCTGTCCAGGAAAATTATTGGCGTTGAAATGATTGACCGGGCAATACCGCGTACCCATTACGCGGTTTACGATGGTGAAAACAAAATCGGAGAAATTACTACAGGAACTCAGTCACCGACACTGGGAAAGAATCTAGGGCTGGCTCTGATTGATGCAAAATATACCTCAATTGGAACAGCCCTTGAGATAGATATCCGTGGAAAACGGAAAAAGGCAAAAGTTGTCAAGACCCCTTTTTATAAAAGAAGCTGA